The Brassica oleracea var. oleracea cultivar TO1000 chromosome C6, BOL, whole genome shotgun sequence genome includes a region encoding these proteins:
- the LOC106298512 gene encoding dolichol-phosphate mannosyltransferase subunit 3 has translation MKHIVKILSLLLAVSAFWIGLLQAAIIHPGYNTWLLPIYFVVSLGCYGLLMVGLGLMQFPTCPQEALLLQHDIAEAKDFFKHKGVDVGSD, from the exons ATGAAGCATATAGTGAAGATCTTGAGCCTGTTGTTGGCAGTCTCTGCCTTCTGGATTGGTCTTCTGCAGGCTGCAATCATTCATCCAGGCTATAATACATGGTTG CTACCCATCTACTTTGTAGTATCTCTCGGATGCTATGGTCTATTAATGGTTGGTCTCGGCCTAATGCAGTTTCCTACCTGTCCCCAAGAAGCACTTCTCTTGCAGCAT GATATTGCCGAGGCCAAGGACTTCTTCAAGCACAAAGGGGTCGATGTCGGATCTGACTGA
- the LOC106298511 gene encoding signal recognition particle 19 kDa protein, producing the protein MDSGTLNIKKWVVMYPVYINSKKTVAEGRMISLSKACENPNCIEISDCCKHLKLPSAVEIDKAYPRDFMQVGRVGVQLKREDGTFLNPAITSRKQLMQKIAELVPRHPERVKKQEPQATASTAGTSSKSGKGGKKKR; encoded by the exons ATGGATAGTGGAACGCTCAACATCAAGAAATGGGTAGTGATGTATCCAGTCTACATTAACTCAAAGAAAACTGTTGCCGAGGGAAGGATGATCAGTTTGAGTAAAGCTTGTGAGAACCCAAACTGCATTGAGATTAGTGATTGCTGCAAGCATTTGAAACTCCCTAGTGCCGTCGAG ATTGACAAAGCGTATCCGCGTGATTTCATGCAAGTAGGGAGAGTTGGAGTTCAGTTGAAAAGGGAGGATGGCACTTTCCTCAATCCTGCCATTACTTCAA GGAAGCAACTGATGCAGAAAATAGCGGAGTTGGTACCGAGACATCCAGAGAGAGTGAAGAAGCAGGAACCTCAGGCCACAGCTTCAACCGCTGGAACTTCTTCAAAGTCAGGCAAAGGTGGCAAGAAGAAGAGATAA
- the LOC106296738 gene encoding uncharacterized protein LOC106296738 isoform X2, with translation MGSKSPNIAALVLPLLLILFSLSSQARLVESGGRKLAWGFGGAPIIGTPSSNSCGASPAVWYPKPTKPRPCRRTPGIGIPTSHQSP, from the exons ATGGGTTCGAAGTCTCCAAATATTGCTGCACTTGTGTTGCCACTGCTTCTTATACTCTTCTCTCTTTCCTCTCAAGCTAGACTCGTCGAATCTGGTGGGCGCAAACTGG CGTGGGGGTTTGGGGGAGCGCCTATCATAGGGACACCATCTTCAAACTCGTGTGGGGCTTCTCCAGCAGTATGGTATCCGAAACCTACGAAACCCCGACCATGCAGGCGGACTCCAGGAATTGGCATCCCTACTTCTCACCAATCTCCTTGA
- the LOC106296738 gene encoding uncharacterized protein LOC106296738 isoform X1, with translation MGSKSPNIAALVLPLLLILFSLSSQARLVESGGRKLAAWGFGGAPIIGTPSSNSCGASPAVWYPKPTKPRPCRRTPGIGIPTSHQSP, from the exons ATGGGTTCGAAGTCTCCAAATATTGCTGCACTTGTGTTGCCACTGCTTCTTATACTCTTCTCTCTTTCCTCTCAAGCTAGACTCGTCGAATCTGGTGGGCGCAAACTGG CAGCGTGGGGGTTTGGGGGAGCGCCTATCATAGGGACACCATCTTCAAACTCGTGTGGGGCTTCTCCAGCAGTATGGTATCCGAAACCTACGAAACCCCGACCATGCAGGCGGACTCCAGGAATTGGCATCCCTACTTCTCACCAATCTCCTTGA